The Solanum pennellii chromosome 11, SPENNV200 sequence CATAGCAAGCAATTGCTGCATCAACTGAACAAGGATCTCTATGGACGGAATAGTATTAAGAACAAAAAGTGAATAAACAAATAAAGTTAACCTAAAGAAGGAACTGCATAAGCTTCGGATACCTTCATGTATGATTTCACGTAGGAAAGTGAATCTGGAATAGACCAATTCTTATAGTTCCCCAAAGCTATTTCTAAATGATATAGCTTTGGTCCAAGCGACAAATCAGCAGCAGATACCTCATTTCCGTTGATAAATGGACCCTTCAGTTGAAAACAAAGAATAACTTCGTCAACAGTAGCCAGAaagctggaaaaaaaataatctaaaattaaactatttgaGAAAGATATGCATAATGTGGATTTTCACATTTGTGTAATTCAGCAAATTCACAATTGCCACAAACCAAGACACTTGTTTCTCCTATTcagatttttaaataaagataCTCTCTTTTTCATCAATAACAAGGGCTTCAATAAAAGATGTTTTGCCTTTCACAGAAAGGGAGAAAACAAAACGTCAAGTATAGTTGAAGGTCGTGGCCACCAACAAGTACTGTCTGTATCAATCAACTCGAGCTTAATTTgggtttttttattattatttgaaattagtAATGTTGTATTCCCCAGCATTAAGGATATGTTGGTGACCCAGACTTGCCTAGTGCGGGCTACCTCTCCTGTGTGGTCTGCCGtctgcgagctattgcataggagcgggggttttaccctgtgcgcacccaaagggtaacggctgcgggtttcccttgtcataaaaaaaaagaagatatgcTGGTGACCTCCAAAAATTCGCAACTAAAAGAGACTAGGAAGGCTAATTACAAAGATCCTAGTATATCTACTAGTTGCTCTACCTCCTCTATACATTCCTcttttattcatcttttatcTTTCTCCTTGTTTTCTTCCTGCAATACCACTATTAGAGATACTAGCAGCGTTGATGCTAGCTAGCTTTGTTTTCGATTTGGAGaagattaaaagaaagaaaaaaaattgaggtaagaaaaatgaaatgtgTGTTTCAGCCAATTTCTTCAAGCATGCTGATTTATTGATTTCCTGCAACGGTCAAACTAGGCTGAAGCAGATCTAACCCCAACAAATAGCAActaaaagaaaagtgaaaaccACTTTTATTTAACTTCAGCAGCAATGTTTTAGAAGcaaaaaacataacatagtGACAAGATCCATGAGGCTTGAAGTGAAAAGCGAGAAGTAAAGTGTGCGCCTCTTAAAAGTGAAGCACgtaatctacaaaaaaaaatttgaagtccCATACATATTTGAATTTAGTACTATCATAGTCAAGtttcaattaaaataactaatttaacatccaatatataataatttaatccAACTCCTCAAAGTGAGATTCAAGAATTGACCGTTTCTCATTTAATGTTGGACACTTATCTTCACACATAAAGCAACAAACCCATTGTCTGACAACACTTTGCTTATCACTACAATGTACATTTTCCTCAGATTCAAGCAGTGATCAATTTGTGAATCTTGGCAAAGGCAAATAAATTTGGTTAATACCGAAAAACAAGCACTTACATTTTCTTTAAGGTAATCATTGAAAGCTGTCAGCTCATCAAGTAAAGCCTGCTCTGTTCCATCACCGGAGTCTTTGCTTTTCAGAAAAGCAACAAACTTGGGGAAGATCTTTGATCCGCTACAAGATTATGGAAGATAATGAGAAACAGTTGTGCACTATAAATGATTAGTAATTAGATTTTTCATAGGCAGACACTATATAAAATAGCAGCATTAACTATGGCTACAAAGTGAAAGCTGGTCACAGATACATACATCTCGGTCGGGAACAGTGGCAGTAAAAACGTTATTTTGCAACCTTACGGCTGTGAACCAGCTTTTACTATTTATTCAGGACGACAATTCAATGTAATCAGAACAATGCTTTTGACTGTGGATGAACACTAAAACTGCTGTCAAGAGTGATGAGAAGGGGATGCCATGTCTCTAAGTCATAGCAAGGAAGGGCCTGTTTGACAGCTATGGCTGAATTACAACTTACATGTAACTTGAAAGCTAACATAGCCCAAAGGATAGGATAGCTTGTTCTATGAAAACTTCAAAGATTAAATTACATGTATAGAAGGACTTGGTTTTTGCCTTTTTGGTATGGTTTTGTTTGGCACACTTCTGTAAAGAAATTATCTTGCAAACCCTCAGATATAACAAGTGGTAAGGCAAAGTCCCGTCTTCTTTTGTAAGCCTACTTTCATATCTATTAGAAGTGCTCAATctagttctttttttcttcaaaaaaaaaaagatcaatgCATTTAAAACGTGTGGTACATAATGGAACAAAAACACAAATATGTCACTCAAGGGGTCAAAAGATTTGAAAGACTGATCAAAGATTCAGAAAACATTCAACTCCTGTTATTGATTGAAATAATCATATAACAGCTAGAAATGAACAGAAAAGACTTATTTCTGAAAGGATTGTCAAAATCAAAATGTAGAATTCTTTTCAGTAAGAAGTTATATATAACCACGCATGCCTATTTTGAATGAGAAAACTGTATGTCAATAATAGCAACAGGTAAACCCACACGGAAGCCTTCTCAGGAGGAGTTGTCAGCGGAGGTTCGGGGAACTTCTCCTCCAGTGCCTGTGTGATGACATCTGAATCTGGCACCCATTTCTCGTCAAGCTTAATAAGAGGAACTTTACCTTCAGGGCTTATCTTCAAAAACCTAGATAAGTTGTTATCAAAAGAATTTCAATTACTTACAAAATTTGCAGCTTGGAAATAAAACTAATCTATCATCACTTGTGGCAACAAGAGACTTAGACGAACGGGTATTCAAACTAACCAGTCAGGCTTGTTACTCAAGTCAACAAACTTCATGTCATATGGAAGGTGTTTTTCCTCCAACGTAAGCAAAACCCTCTGGGTGAATGGGCCTGAATGAGAAAATGAAAGCATTGTTACACCAAAATCTCAACTTAAAATCTTGTTCTTTTACTAATGCCACTAGTGCAATAATTTGTACCTATGATTTAACAGGCTAGTCTATAAGAAAAAGGTTAATTAATGGACATGTTCAAACTACAATTCCCCAATAAGCACTGCATGTACTACATTTGCCACCGGCAAGAGAAATTCTAACAGAAAAATTGCAACTTTGAAGTTCCTATTTAATTTCCCTCTACTTGCATAAGTCCAACCCCATCTATGCTGAGCTTCACAAAGCATTACCGTTCTCAAACCCAGATAAAGGAGGAGAATTGTGTAGGCTAATGACTAGTATAAAGTGAAATGGATACAGATCATTGAATACTCGTTTGAATAAAGTGAAATGGATACAAACAATTCAAATCCAACCCCAACTAGTTAGGTAAAATGGCCTAATTGATAGAGTGTGTTGCTACCAATAGCATTATGTTGTATTGttactttaatataatattcattttgattGTTACTTCAACTTTATTACGTTGTATCACTAAATTTATCGTTATGAAGTCTCATTTTATGTAATGACTGATTCGGTATGACCTCTTACGttgatattttttctcattttgcctttgcttattatttaataatccCATTTACTCTGTGCACTACTTTTTTAGAATAACTCTACCTTGTTATAATTTTGTAAGTTTGCACGTCATATTACTGATACGTGACATTATGCAAGGACGGGAAATGATATGATCAATCCAAATATCGTATTCAATAGGATATGTTATAAAACATGcaacaaccatccaaacaacCTATGAAGGGTAGTCAAAAAATTTATCACTACCAAAATTTTTCTAGGGAACGAAAAAATACTCATAAAAACACTAAATTTTAGTGCAAAATGAACATGCATCAAACATGAACTCCAAGAATGTCAGCATTAATAGAGATATCAACGAAATAAAGCTACGAAATTTTGCAATTCTCAAGAGAAAACATACAGTCACCGAGCTTATTTGGGGTTGTAATTGATTGTTCGACACAAACTTCAAATGGGGTGTCGAGTGAAACCACTGATACAGTGAAAGCTCCTCTGGGTGCTCTAAACTTGGTGGAATTGGTAATGAAAAATTGTTCATATTCTTAAAAACACTAACTTTTTAGTATAATCATGAAATGTTACTCTGCCTTTACAATCCCAAATGAACTCCAAGAATTTCAGGACTGAAAAGGATATCAATGACATGAAAGCTAAGTAATTGCGCAAACTTTCAAAAGGAGAGACATACAGTCACCGAGCTTGTTAGGAGTTGTGATTGATTGTTTGACGCAAACTTCAAGAGGGGTTTCGACTGAAGCCGCCATTGATACAGTAAAACCTCTTCTGGGTGCTCTGAACTTCGTGGAATTGGAGGTAAAAATGGTGTTTTGGCGTCGAGGTAGTTGAATGCCCGCAAGGTGTTTGATAGAAGTCGCAAATGAAGCAGCTGACGGTGTTATCTTTACGGTCGACATTGTTGCTGCTTACGGATGAAGTGACAATTAGCAAATGGTATGGTGTGGAATTCAATTTTATCTCTataagggtatttttgtctttctaTCGTAATCGTGGTATCTTCGATTGATTTCACGTTACATCACCCGACTATTTTACATTTCACTTAATTTCACGGGATGTTCATCGGTTTCAATTAAGCCTTCTAAGATCTAAATTTTGATGTGTTTCATGGATATCAACTTTCTTGACTAATGTTACGAGATACCGTACGATTTCAATTAACTCTTTCTTCTAATCCACCACCTCCCAACAACAAGCAAAAGACCAAGATTAGGATATACGATAAAAAACTGTCTTTTATTGAATTTGAATCGAAGACAATTACAGCAtcaaatttaactttataaattttaaaataaaataaaaaatatttaaaatttatgattagaCGTAAATTAAATACCCTTAACTTTCAATATAAGTaacacatatattttttcttgcttgtaaatatttataaatataccatcgtaattattaattattccacctagagatgttcatagtTCGATTTTGAAACCTGTTTGATAAAAAGGTTTATTGGGCTTGTTTATAAGAggcccatttttatttttgtgtccACTATGGCAATCTATCCATTATGTTTTGATCTCTTAATCTAGCCAATAGCTTTTTTGGGCCACTATTTAGGAGCCCATTTGATAAATGTTGaaatcaattcattttataaatgaattattacgtgtttggataaaaatgttgaatttgaTGATAAGATGTACGCATATCTTATTTCTATCTTTGTAGGTGTGAATGGATAGAGAGATTGTTTCGATAGACCTTCAACTCAGCAGAACATGTATATTTAATGGAAGGTTAGGAAAAAAATgcgataataaaataataagatacaaagaaaataaagcaACAAATAATATCAcacattcaaaattaatttatttttaataaacatGTGATTATGAGTGTAGGATAATTATTTCAAGCTTGGAAACCTTAAAAGTAATCTCActttgaaaaaggaaaataaaaaactttttcaACACTCTATTCAAGTAAGAAAAAAGACTTTACTCCATGAccacaattaattaaatagaacattactatataaaataagataaagatGAGATGCATTGATCTTATCCTATGATAACTTAGGCCATAATTAAAGTTGTAAGTTCTTTGATTAGCATGCTAAGAAACTACTTAATTAAACTACACATGCACATCTTAATAGGGTAGTGTGCTTTTAATAGGGCAGTAATcatctgtttcaatttatatgattcGATTTTAAtctttagttaattttaaattaaatatacatattttatctttgataaaataatttatattcaaacaaataaaaatatttatttttataaatattttatattaaaaataaaattatatcacataaattacgATAAACGAAGAAATGGAGTATTAATCATGGCCTAAACCAACTTTTTCGTCCAAAGTCCAAAGTCAATGAGTATGATGGGGcataaaattaagtttgaaagAAATGACTTCACTAAAATTTTGACACTTCATGAAGTTAAAAAGATTTACTTTTGAGTAAAATTTTGTTACTTTCCTGTcaactttcattcattcatctTTCACCTATCATGCCATCAACAGTAtaaatttggtaaaaataatTCAGAGTTtatcgaaaataatttttttatttttaataaaaaaaatgaaaggcAGTGGTGAAGCCATCTTATGTGTTACGTTGAGGGTTTcttcattgaaaaattatattctattgtttattcaaattaaaaatttaagtttatatatatatattatgttttggctcatcttaatttttatgtatatttttttgatattttaatatttttaaataaaaatttctaattcaacCACTTGATTGGAAGGTGCAAATTCAAAATTACTTTGGATCCAACATAGTAACTACAAAatgcaaattttaaaaaaatgaactctAAATCTTAAGAAGGTGATTTGAAATTGTAAACATGATTTCATGTTTTGAATACTTAGATCTATAGGCTTACACATCACAAGAAATAATTCTAAACATTGTGATTCCatgtattcaattaaaaaatcagATGACTCGCTAATAATGTAAATAAATTGAGCTGAATTCAATATTGTTACCGTAAAACAAATtggtatatatatgtataagaaattattaaaattttcaaacaaagGTGAAGTTGATAAGAATCTTAAATGTGGTATTTGACAATCCATTTCTTAATTTTCAGATAAATAACATAAACTATGTACTAATGACTCACATTTCATCATATCAAAGTATTtgaacaaattcaaattatgtgAATTAAGATGTGACTTGTTACCTATTGTAACTAGGcaaaaatcatcatatcaaGGTAAACTTTTTTGGAGGcaacaaaatatatcatgtAGATCTTGAATAATGTGTTAGTAGGACCCAAATGTCCAAAATCACACAAGTAGAACCatgtgcaatttttttttttaatgtgggGATATCCCAAATTTTGTACCCAAAATAGTATTATAGAGCCCCACATTCCACATTATATTATaatctttttattcttctttattgCTATGGCTAAATGTTGCCTGGACAACAGTGAACACTCAAGTGTGTGACCCCTCCCCATCCCCCCCNNNNNNNNNNNNNNNNNNNNNNNNNNNNNNNNNNNNNNNNNNNNNNNNNNNNNNNNNNNNNNNNNNNNNNNNNNNNNNNNNNNNNNNNNNNNNNNNNNNNNNNNNNNNNNNNNNNNNNNNNNNNNNNNNNNNNNNNNNNNNNNNNNNNNNNNNNNNNNNNNNNNNNNNNNNNNNNNNNNNNNNNNNNNNNNNNNNNNNNNNNNNNNNNNNNNNNNNNNNNNNNNNNNNNNNNNNNNNNNNNNNNNNNNNNNNNNNNNNNNNNNNNNNNNNNNNNNNNNNNNNNNNNNNNNNNNNNNNNNNNNNNNNNNNNNNNNNNNNNNNNNNNNNNNNNNNNNNNNNNNNNNNNNNNNNNNNNNNNNNNNNNNNNNNNNNNNNNNNNNNNNNNNNNNNNNNNNNNNNNNNNNNNNNNNNNNNNNNNNNNNNNNNNNNNNNNNNNNNNNNNNNNNNNNNNNNNNNNNNNNNNNNNNNNNNNNNNNNNNNNNNNNNNNNNNNNNNNNNNNNNNNNNNNNNNNNNNNNNNNNNNNNNNNNNNNNNNNNNNNNNNNNNNNNNNNNNNNNNNNNNNNNNNNNNNNNNNNNNNNNNNNNNNNNNNNNNNNNNNNNNNNNNNNNNNNNNNNNNNNNNNNNNNNNNNNNNNNNNNNNNNNNNNNNNNNNNNNNNNNNNNNNNNNNNNNNNNNNNNNNNNNNNNNNNNNNNNNNNNNNNNNNNNNNNNNNNNNNNNNNNNNNNNNNNNNNNNNNNNNNNNNNNNNNNNNNNNNNNNNNNNNNNNNNNNNNNNNNNNNNNNNNNNNNatcccccccccccacaccCCCTTCCTTTTTTGTTGAAAAGGGACCCTCAAATTAAAAGGGACACAAATACAatggaaagaaattgaaattattggttccaaagttttaacttttgaaCTTATCGAAAATTATGGTGGAGTGATAAGTGTTTCTCGATATGTAAGAGGTTTCATTTTGAGATTTATCAAATAAGAGAATTATCTTTAGTGAAGAGCGCTTCATCTTTAACATCAAACTTATTGAAAATTGTAATACAGTGATAAAtggtttttttatatttaagcaAAGATTCTAGAATAAcgtttgaatatgaaaaaaaatatttagtaaaaagtGATTTATCTTCAATATAAGACTTTTTAAATGAAAACCAGATCAGTCGATACGAAACacgaaagataaaaaaaatacctaATAATTAATCTTCATGggagaaataaatattttcctcCTCCCCTAAGTTTTGACTCAAAACCCCTCTTATACATTTTGATGGTGATATTTCACCCCTTATCTTGTCTAAAACAAATATTTCATCCCTTAGCACTATAAAGTGATGACATgctgaaaaaaaaagagtttctttctgtttcaatttatataaagtgTGTTCgtttaaaattaaagttaaataaaaaaaaatactaaacatgctatgaaatatatttgttataCAAAGATGcgattaattataaaataagatgttcaaaattttaaaaatacatcaCATAAAACGAAACGATAACATACTCCAAATTTTCTAAAAGgcaaaaataagttaaaaagtgaaaaactaTTTTACAAGTGTTTAACACTCAAAATGTGTTGCCCCCTTCCCACCCCACCACctcttgttattgttgttggaAGGGCCCCTCAAAAGGTCAAAttacaaagaaagaaatagaaataaatgCCTTTTATGTTCAACTTTGATGTCTCAACAATAAATAATCTTAAAGGAAACATAGTGCACATGGGAAGAGCATGGTTCATTGCCCTTGAAGATTCCTATTGGGAGGGCATGTTACACCTAAATAGTATAAATGAGGTCCTATCATACTTTATTTCtctttcatcttgcttttctttttcttcatttgtgaaAATTCATTTTGTGAAATAATGTAAACCTATCATACAAATTATAGTGTTTCGAATCATTATTAATAAGATTAGtttagtaaaatatattttctttaaaaattgtaTCAGATCAATATGAATCAAGCAATATGAAGCAGAGTTGGTTATTTTATTTAGGGAAAagagtctgatatacccctcaactttgtcatttggagctgatatacccctcgttataaaagtggctcatatatgcccttaccgttatacaaacggctcacatatacccctgtcgttacaaaatgactcacatataccctttatttaacggaagttacaaaattaattttaaatttatatttgttacttctttttttaaaaaaaaaatatttaggggtatatatgatttttctatcaaagttcaaggtatattttaatttttttcatgcataaattattttttgacttcttttattataattatttgagtttcttattcttattttatttttttctttcattccttagtttaaagaaaaaatatttaaactattttttttttgtgtgtattgtaatttaacttcgtattcgaagaaaaaatttggtcatctacaataagttctacaagaatattagtgaaacataaataaatttgattatcaaaataataattataaattagtcattgaaacaaaaaaaagtaaaaaaaatatgtttgacgaagattaaatttactcatatggtattatattttttagaaaaaaataataaaaatttagattaaaattattattattttcatttccgttagaggaaaaaggtatatgtgagtcatttgtttacaaataggggtatatatgagccacttttataacgagaggtatatcagctctaaatgacaaagttaaggatatatcagacccttttcccttttatttatcAACTATGAAAGGAAGTATTAACTAAAGTATCTTGCAACAAAGCAAAAGTGAATGTGATAATATAAATACTAAACTCTCTAAGCCTAAAAAGAGTTCTTCCTATCAAGAACTATAAAGTTAATATCATTATTGTTACTGTCTAGGCACATGATACGTATTGTTTGCTTTTGTTAATTAATAGATTTTCTAAATCTTTCTCTTGGGGTACTATATTATtgagtttaaaaatatttatatcagATAAATATGTATTGTGTATGTCTTATAAAGatctttaatttcatatttctatGTATACTCccttttttagaaatttattaatttaaaaatctttcGTATTTAACTTATCGCACGTTATCGATGTCACAGGCATgacaaaaggaaatttatatTTCGTCTAGCCTTCGGCAAATTCAATAATTCTGCAAATTAtgtatttcatttaattcatctTATTATTTGGCcaaaagtaaatttttaaaaaaaaatgaatatatgttaGCACTAGCACACTataaaaaaagtcatttttttaattacttaattattttatattaaaagaaaaagtgattATATTCCACTTTTGTTAGGTATAAATTTACTACTTTTAGAAGTACCAAGTGAATCAAGCTCTAAGTTTAACAAGATTTGCAGATGTACTAATATGAAAAAAGGAACTAAAATTAGTTTAAATGCCTTTTGttaatcacaaaataattaCCCAATATggttattttttgaataataatactGAACATTTCTCTGTCTCGATGACACAAatggaaattttatttattttcaaggttatttttctatattaagcAAGTCACATGTCAATAATTATACAAGATGTTAATGGCAGACAAATTTAATGGTTTTCATTTTCAACTCGAAAtgatatttttctcaatttcaaaACAAAACTTGAAACATATTcttcttataatttttctttgtattcaATGCAATGTCTGATATTCTCATTGAAGTTTGATTCGTGTTTAaagtattgaattttgataagTCGAATGTTTATCTATCAAGGTAGAGTGGGGtagtttcttcatatttttttattagttttaataaATACCTATTATCACACTTGTATTGCCACTGATAAATAGATAGATCGATCCTTCAATCTTAACTAGAGACTTTGATAGATTATAACTATTTTAGCTAATAAATTTCGAATAGATAGTTCGATGAATAGATGAGAGTCCTTCAATCTTAACTAAAGACTATGATTTAAGCTTAcaattaaaccaaaaaaaaaatacttctgCTTGAATAAATCTGAGTAATAtagattataattattttaactaaTAACTTCCGAATACCAAATGATTAGTTGTATCGAAAAGAATAAGATGAAAGGTAAGACTTACTGTTTATATATGATTGATGAAAGAATTTAAGAATTGTATAAAGTTTGACAATTAAGGCATactataatcaaataaaataatatcattcATGCGTGTGTTTGTGTGATTTTGATAAGTTATAAAGTTTTCTACGATTCCAATAAGTACATTTAAGTTGACAAAggtaaaattaaatgaaatataaaatatcgAACCAAACTATACAAGACTTTGGAATATATTTGACTTCTTTCTAACTTTTGGTTACTGTATAGTCAAGTAAATTCTTAATTAAGGATTTAGtgttctttaaaattttaatatagataTCGAATATGATAATACTGTGTTTATTTTTACCACACTTTAAATAGTGAATATATCCATTATGTATGATacatattcaaattattattgaaACAAGAAAAGTAAATTACACttgtactaaaataaaaatttagaaaataaattatttatttcacaaCTCCCAATCAgccaaaatataaaatgaaagttcttttttttccccAAACACCAAATCACTCTCTAGATACACCTTGACATACAAAATGAGTGGAGGAAAAAAAATCTAACCAACCATAAAATAAACCAtaggataaaataaaataaaataaactagaacaaaatataaaaagtggttaaaaagtaaataaagagGCTGACTTATAAATAAAAAggttaaaaagtaaaaaacattGATTTGACCCTTTTAGGCACATCTCTCTCATTGTCTCTTCAACCCACCTACCCNNNNNNNNNNNNNNNNNNNNNNNNNNNNNNNNNNNNNNNNNNNNNNNNNNNNNNNNNNNNNNNNNNNNNNNNNNNNNNNNNNNNNNNNNNNNNNNNNNNNNNNNNNNNNNNNNNNNNNNNNNNNNNNNNNNNNNNNNNNNNNNNNNNNNNNNNNNNNNNNNNNNNNNNNNNNNNNNNNNNNNNNNNNNNNNNNNNNNNNNNNNNNNNNNNNNNNNNNNNNNNNNNNNNNNNNNNNNNNNNNNNNNNNNNNNNNNNNNNNNNNNNNNNNNNNNNNNNNNNNNNNNNNNNNNNNNNNNNNNNNNNNNNNNNNNNNNNNNNNNNNNNNNNNNNNNNNNNNNNNNNNNNNNNNNNNNNNNNNNNNNNNNNNNNNNNNNNNNNNNNNNNNNNNNNNNNNNNNNNNNNNNNNNNNNNNNNNNNNNNNNNNNNNNNNNNNNNNNNNNNNNNNNNNNNNNNNNNNNNNNNNNNNNNNNNNNNNNNNNNNNNNNNNNNNNNNNNNNNNNNNNNNNNNNNNNNNNNNNNNNNNNNNNNNNNNNNNNNNNNNNNNNNNNNNNNNNNNNNNNNNNNNNNNNNNNNNNNNNNNNNNNNNNNNNNNNNNNNNNNNNNNNNNNNNNNNNNNNNNNNNNNNNNNNNNNNNNNNNNNNNNNNNNNNNNNNNNNNNNNNNNNNNNNNNNNNNNNNNNNNNNNNNNNNNNNNCCCACCCACCCGAGTTTTACAACTCGACTTCTCCGGCGCCGGTGACGGAGTCCGGCGAGAGCTTCCAGGCGGAGGTAGCTATAAGTGGCCGTGTATGCCACCCCAACATAAGACACCCATCGTTTTCTTCCACCCTGTAACCATCGCCGCCGGCGAACAGAGCTAAAAGCATGGAAGCTTGTTTGAACGCATTTGAACCCAGATGAACCGGATCGAACCCAGATGAGTTCATCCTAACCCTCCATTGATTCAGTGTTTCATGTCGTTCAACTCGATCTGAACCTTCACAAGCCACCACGTTACAAATCTGTCTCCCTAAATAAACCTCCGACATCACCAAATCTTGATTGTTCACCGGAGGTTGAGGAAGAATCCCAGTTGGTGAAGCTGAAGACGAAGACCCAGAGCTTTCTAACGAATCAAACATGGTTGAGTAATAATGCAAAGCTTCGTTAAATCTATCAATAAAAACCCCTGCGTTATGATTCGCTTCTTGCTCGACAAGAGTAACAATCTTCGGGTTAATCTGTTTAATTGAATTCAACACTTTTTCGATTGCTCCCGGCCGGGATAACAATCGATGAAGCTCAAAAACAGAGTTTATAGCCACTGCTTCAGTTTCAGTTGGCCTTATATCAAGTATAGTCGCATCAAGATCTGCTAATGAATTAGCAACAAATCCCCTGAATTCAAATTCAACCCCAATAGTTTCAGCTAACTGAGCTAACTTCCACCCAACTTGTTGCAAGGCATCTGTGTTATCCGGTTGTGGAGGTCCAATTCCGGTGAGTCTAAATGCCGGAGGTCCACCGGGGCGTAAAGCTAAAGCTTGCATAAGTGCAGGCCATTGCATACCCTGTTTTAAGCTGAAATCAATTACATGAACTTTGTTACAACCTGTAAACGCTT is a genomic window containing:
- the LOC107004866 gene encoding glutathione S-transferase DHAR3, chloroplastic, which translates into the protein MSTVKITPSAASFATSIKHLAGIQLPRRQNTIFTSNSTKFRAPRRGFTVSMAASVETPLEVCVKQSITTPNKLGDCPFTQRVLLTLEEKHLPYDMKFVDLSNKPDWFLKISPEGKVPLIKLDEKWVPDSDVITQALEEKFPEPPLTTPPEKASVGSKIFPKFVAFLKSKDSGDGTEQALLDELTAFNDYLKENGPFINGNEVSAADLSLGPKLYHLEIALGNYKNWSIPDSLSYVKSYMKSIFSRDSFINTRALKEDVIEGWRPKVMG
- the LOC107004607 gene encoding DELLA protein GAI yields the protein MKRDRDRDREREKKAFSNGGVSSGKSKIWEEDEEEKPDAGMDELLAVLGYKVKSSDMADVAQKLEQLEMAMGTTMEDGITHLSTDTVHKNPSDMAGWVQSMLSSISTNFDMCNQENDVLVSGCGSSSSIIDFSQNHRTTTISDDDLRAIPGGAVFNSDSNKRHRSTTSSFSTTSSSMATDSSATRPVVLVDSQETGVRLVHTLMACAEAVQQENLTLADQLVRHIGILAVSQSGAMRKVATYFAEALARRIYKIYPQDSIESSYTDVLQMHFYETCPYLKFAHFTANQAILEAFTGCNKVHVIDFSLKQGMQWPALMQALALRPGGPPAFRLTGIGPPQPDNTDALQQVGWKLAQLAETIGVEFEFRGFVANSLADLDATILDIRPTETEAVAINSVFELHRLLSRPGAIEKVLNSIKQINPKIVTLVEQEANHNAGVFIDRFNEALHYYSTMFDSLESSGSSSSASPTGILPQPPVNNQDLVMSEVYLGRQICNVVACEGSDRVERHETLNQWRVRMNSSGFDPVHLGSNAFKQASMLLALFAGGDGYRVEENDGCLMLGWHTRPLIATSAWKLSPDSVTGAGEVEL